In the Artemia franciscana chromosome 1, ASM3288406v1, whole genome shotgun sequence genome, one interval contains:
- the LOC136028007 gene encoding uncharacterized protein LOC136028007, with protein MLSLYVIGLCVTLCASQNTGTLNVETPLPMNMQICSAPGSCQNEAGGIVLDANWRWTHKIDDYVNCYTGNIWDSALCPDPDSCTANCAIEGVAQSEWGGTYGIGSTGNELSIKLVTQGQYSKNVGARTYLLDSSMQKYYMFSLLNREFTFDVDVSQLACGMNGALYFVEMEADGGASRFPTNKGGAKYGTGYCDAQCPHDVKYINGKANSGSWEPSPTDPNSGKGYYGTCCAEMDIWEANRESQAYTTHPCSVTEQTQCEGIECGDNASGDRYNGVCDKDGCDFASY; from the exons ATGCTTTCATTATACGTTATTGGCTTATGTGTCACGCTATGTGCGTCTCAGAATACGGGGACGCTCAATGTAGAGACTCCTCTTCCAATGAACATGCAGATATGTTCGGCCCCGGGAAGCTGTCAGAATGAAGCAGGTGGCATAGTTCTAGATGCTAACTGGAGATGGACTCATAAA ATAGATGATTACGTCAACTGTTACACAGGTAATATCTGGGATAGCGCCCTCTGTCCTGATCCTGACTCTTGTACCGCCAACTGTGCTATTGAAGGAGTTGCTCAGAGTGAATGGGGTGGAACCTATGGTATCGGTAGCACTGGGAACGAGCTATCTATCAAACTGGTGACCCAGGGTCAATATTCAAAGAATGTCGGTGCCAGAACTTATTTGCTTGATTCTAGCATGCAAAA atACTACATGTTCAGCCTCCTTAACCGTGAGTTCACCTTTGACGTTGATGTATCTCAATTAGCCTGTGGCATGAATGGTGCACTTTATTTCGTTGAGATGGAAGCTGATGGGGGTGCTAGCAGATTTCCAACCAACAAAGGTGGTGCAAAATATGGTACTGGATACTGTGATGCACAATGCCCTCATGATGTCAAGTATATAAATGGAAAGGCCAACAGTGGAAGTTGGGAGCCTTCACCAACAGATCCTAACTCTGGTAAAGGCTACTATGGAACTTGCTGTGCAGAGATGGACATTTGGGAAGCAAATAGGGAAAGCCAAGCATACACGACCCATCCATGCAGTGTTACAGAACAAACTCAGTGTGAGGGCATTGAATGTGGAGATAATGCCTCAGGAGATCG